In a single window of the Anaerocolumna cellulosilytica genome:
- the rpmE gene encoding 50S ribosomal protein L31, whose translation MKEGIHPNYYQAKVVCNCGNEFVTGSTKNDIHVEICSKCHSFYTGQQKAAAARGAIDKFNRRYGISQEQ comes from the coding sequence ATGAAAGAAGGAATACATCCTAATTATTATCAAGCAAAAGTAGTTTGCAACTGTGGTAACGAATTTGTTACAGGTTCAACAAAGAATGATATCCACGTAGAAATTTGTTCTAAGTGCCATTCATTTTACACTGGACAGCAAAAGGCTGCTGCCGCTCGTGGAGCTATTGATAAATTCAATCGTAGATATGGCATTAGTCAAGAACAATAG